Genomic DNA from Desulfuromonas versatilis:
ACCTCGGCCCGCGCCGCGAGAAGGTCGGGGCGTGAGGCCATGGCCGGGTCGAGGTGAAAGCGGTCGAAGAAACTTCGATCTTCAAGGTCGCCCTCGATCTGAAAATCGCCCCCGGCGGGTAAGGCGAGGCTTTGTTCCAGGGCGGCTCGCGCCTGGGCCAAACGTCCCTGCGCCGATGCGATCTCGCTGGCGGCCCTGGCCGTCTCGGTTCTGGCGAGATTTACCTCGAACAGGGGCGCATCCCCGGCGCGATAACGATCCGTGGCGATGCGCAGCAGTTCCTCGGCGAGCGCTTTCCGTTCGCGGGCCAGTTCCAACCCCTTGCGGGCATGGAGAACCCGGTAATAGGCGCCGACCGCCGCGCTCACCGCCTGACGCCGCGCCTCGCCGGTCAACCATTTCTCCCGCTGAAGCTCCGCCTCGGCGACGGCAATGCGTTTGTCGCGCCGGCCCCACAATTCCACGGGAATCTCGAGCCCCACGCCAAAGTCGACGTCGTCTTCCTCGGCACTGCGGGGACCGGCCTCCAACTCCAGCTGGGGATTTTCGAGGGTGCGCACCTTGGCGCCGGCCAGCCTGGCCTCCCCTTCCTCGATTTGGGTGGAGGAAAGGCGAACTTCCAAGGCGGCCGAAGCGGCCAGCTCCAGGACCCGGGCCTGAGTCAAGGCCGTCTCGGCCGCAGCATTTGGCGCCGGGAGCGAGAAAATCAGGAGCAAGACAGAAAACCAGAAACGCTTCATCTCCGATCAATCTCCAGTTCTTTCGGGAAGCCGCCCGGGTAGGGTCGACATCCGAAGGCTAGTCTTTTAAGAGGACCCAGGGCCTGGCGGGCGCCGCACGAAAGGTCCCCAGCCGCTAGGGGGGCCACGTCATCGACGCAGGACTGGCCCGAGGCGTCGAAAAAGGGACCTTGGGTCCTTGGAATATGGATTTAACGCTGCAAGAAAAAGGAATCAGTGACGGGCGAAAACCCGTCGGTCGCCCAGGAAAGGCGAAGGAGAGGTATCAATTTCTCAGGACAACGGTGCGCAGAAAAGCAAGGGTTGGCTGTTGCGGGGGAGGCGGTTGCGGGCGGAATCCCGGGACCACTTCCAGCAGAGGAAAAAGGGAGAAACCCGAGGGGGAATGGACCGGAGGGGTAGCGGGAGTCGAAAAACCCGCCTCATCTGAAAACCGCGAAACGGGGTGAACATTCTGCGTGAACGCGGGAAGGTCGAAGCACTCCGCACCTGGTGCGATCTCAAGACCTGGAGAGTCATGGCTGTCAGCATGACCATGCTCTGACCCCTCTTCCTTGCAGGGATCGGTCTTCTCGCAGCGCCCCTGGGGGTTGTATTCCAGGCGCGGCCCTCCCTCGGAGCCGAAGCACCAGGAGAAACCCTGAGCCATTCCGCCCCCCACGAAGAGATGGACGAAGCAAACGGCCAGTAGAATCAGATGATGTAATGGGGATCTGGTCATGATTTTCATACCTGGGTTCAAAGTTTAATCCGGGTGCCCCTGAAAAAGCAACACTGAGACTCTTTTTTTTCGATGGGTGTTGCTGGGGGTCCTGAAAACAAAGACCCTGCCGGTCACCCCAAAACACACCGGGAAAACGCTAAGGCCGTTGGTCGTCTTGGAGCTTCATTTCTTGGAGCTGGTTGCCTGGGAAACCACAGACCGCGTCACGGGAAACCACCCACCCTGATGCAGTAGACATTGAGCGCCCTTGAGGAGGCGAAATCCCGGGTAGTTTCCGGTGAGCCGGTCGATCTGGTCGAGCTGCTGCTCCAGGCGTTTGCGGTCCAGGCCCCTGGCCACGGTGACTGCGCGGCTGTGCTCGGTGATCGCCAGGTAACTGGAGCCGAGGCAGCGGGCCGCTCAACCGTTCAGCCGCGGCGAGCTTGGTGCGCGTTTGTGCCCTTGCGTGGCGTTCCAGCTCCTGGGGGGGCTTCTCCTCCATCTTCTCCCCAAAACCCTTCAGGTCCCGGACCTGGTGCTTGCGGGCAGCCCCAGCCAGATCTTCCAGGTTCTCGACGCCCAGTTCCCGATGCAGGGTCGCGACCCGCTTCGGGCCGAGCCGGGCGATCTCCAGCAGTTCAGCCAGCTCGCCCTGGACTTGCTTCTGCAGCTCCTCAAGCATGGCGACCTTGTTGCAGGTCGGGGCGATGTTCGCATTGTGGATGGGCCTATTGAGGAGCCTTCCCGGCGAGGGCGTTTCCTGAAGGACTGCTCTGGAAAGGATACTGAAAAACCCCTGTTCCCCAGCCGTGCAGGCGGGTTCTCTTTGTCTGCAATTGTGAATTGTCCGATGTTCGATAAGCTGGGGGTGATAAGGCATTCAGCGGGCAATTGACCAACCGGACTAGGCCGGATCCAAGATCGAAGAACAGAAGCCGATCGGAACGGCTCCGGTGTGCGGACGAGAAGAAACATGGCACGGGAAAAACTGGTCGTCATCGGCGGCGACGCAGCAGGCATGAGCGCCGCCTCCAAGGTGCGGCGCGAGGATTCGGGGCGCGAAATCCTGGTGTTTGAGCGCAGTCCCCACACCTCCTATTCGGCCTGCGGCATGCCCTACTACATCGGCGGAGTGGTCGAGGACGTGGAGCCGTTGATCGCCCGCTCGCCTCAAAAGTTCCGGGAAAAATACCGGATCGACGCCCGCATCCGCCACGAGGTCACCGAGATCGACCCGAAAAAGGCCCGGGTGCGGGTCGCAGACCTCGAGGGGAAAGCGGAACGCTGGGAAAGCTACGATCAGCTGTTGATCGCCACCGGTGCCAGTCCGTTTTGCCCCAGCCTGCCCGGCGCCGACGCGGAGGGGATTTTCGGTCTCTCGACCCTGGAGAGCGGGTTGCGGGTACGCCGGGCCCTCGAGCGGCTCTCCCCGCGCCGGGTGGTGGTCGTCGGCGGGGGCTATATCGGCCTGGAGATGGCCGAGGCGTTTATCCGTCTGGGGCTGGAGGTGGCGCTGGTTCAGCATGGGCCGCAGGTCATGGGGACCCTCGATCCGGACATGGGCAAACTGCTTTCCGATGCGCTTCGCGAGATCGGCGTTGCGCTGTTTCTGGAGGAGGCTGCGACCGGGTTTGAAACCCGCGAGGGGAAGGTGCGTGGGGTGGTGACGGAGCAGCGCACCCTTCCTGCTGAACTGGTATTGCTGGGCATGGGCACCCGGCCCAACAGCGCCCTGGCCGAAGCGGCCGGCATTGCCCTGGGGGCCCGCAAAGCCATCCCCGTCAACCCGAGGCAGCAGACCCAACTGGAAAACATCTGGGCCGCCGGGGATTGTGCCGAATCCTTTCACCGGGTTTCCCGACGCCCCGTGCACATCGCGCTGGGGACCGTGGCCAACAAGCAGGGGACGGTGGCCGGCATCAATCTCGCCGGCGGCTACGCGACCTTTCCCGGGGTCGTCGGGACCGCGGTCAGCAAAATCTGTCAATATGAAGTGGCCCGCACCGGGCTGCAGGAAACGGAGATCCGGGAGATTGGTCTCGAGGCGGTCAGCGCGACCATCACCAGTAAAACCCGGGCCGGATACTACCCCGGCGGCGGTCCGGTCACGGTAAAGCTCTGGGCCGAAAAGGGGAGTGGGCGGCTGCTCGGCGGCCAGATCGTCGGTATCGAAGGCGCCGCCAAGCGCATCGACGTTCTGGCCACCGCGCTCCATGCGGAATTGACCATCGAGCAGCTCATCTACCTCGATCTCTCCTACGCGCCCCCGTACTCCCCGGTTTGGGATCCGGTGCAGACGGCGGCCCGGCAGGTATTGAACAAACTTTGACGCCCCAAGGCCCGGTCGATATATCCAAGGAGACAGCGATGGGATTCATCTTCGGACTGATCATTTTCGCGGCTGATCTGTACGCCATTTTCCAAACCCTGCAGAGCCCGGCGCCCAGCACGACCAAGCTGCTCTGGACCCTGGTCATTTTGCTGCTCCCGGTGCTTGGGCTGGTTCTCTGGTTTTTTCTGGGGCCCAAGGTGGCAAAGGTCTGAACTTGCCCGTGCCCTCATTTGGATCAACGCTTCGCTCCAGAAAAGCCCGGGCACCGTCGGCAATTTCCCTCGCCCCTCGGTGGGGGAGGGGGGAGAATACTGCCGGTAATCGCATTCGTCTGCTGTGTCTGAGCTATCTTCACTTTAACGGACACACCAGCTACCCTAATGGGATCAGGAGGAGTGTTCATGAGCAGTCATCGCAAATACGATCCAGATTTCAAGCGTGAGGCCGTTCGTCTGGCGGACACGTATGGGGGGCGGGCCACCGCAACTCTGGCCTGGGAGCGATCGGCCTCCTGTCATCGTAAAATGCTCCGTCAAACTGTTTTATGTTTTCTTGACAGTCCTGGCGTTTCCACCTAGGATTTATGAACTGGTAGGACCAGTAACCCTCTAGCCATGAGGTGGTATGAGCGCGAAACTTCTTGATCCTATTCGCAGATCGCGTATATCCGAGCAGGTGGCCAACCAGATCGAGGAGCTGATTCGGGCCCAGAAGTTGAACCTGGGCGACAAGCTTCCCTCAGAACGCCAGTTGATGGAGATGCTCGGCGTCGGCCGCGGCGCGGTGCGCGAGGCGTTGCGGATTCTCGAAATCAAGGGGTATGTGGAGTCACGACCTGGAATCGGCTCGTTCGTGAAGGATTTCGAAGGGGACATCCGGCTCCCTTTTTCGCTGTGGTTGGCGGACCGCAACGAAATCCTCGCCAATTTTTTCGAGGTCCGGCTGTTTCTTGAACCCAATGCGGCAGCCCTGGCCGCAAAACGCATCACCCCGGAGCAGTTGCGGGAGCTGGCCGAAACCCACCAGGCGTTTTGCCGGAAGGTGGCCGACGGCGATCTGACGGGTTCCATCAAGGTGGATGCCGAGTTTCACAAGCTGATTGCCCAGGCCACCCAAAACAAGCTGCTGGCCATGACCATGGAGACCCTCAACAAGTCGGTCATCGAGGGGTGGAAAGCAAGTCTTCGGGCCCCGGGGCGGGCAGACAAAACCATCCGGGAGCACGCCTCGCTGCTGCAGGCCATCGAAAACAAAGACCCTCATGAGGCCGCTCGGCTGACGCGGGAACACCTGGAGAACGCCGTTGCCGACCTGAAGAAATCGGGTCTGGACATCCAAGAATAGGCGGTCATTTCTCAACCGTTCCCTCCCCCTGGCGGGGAGGGACACCGAGGGGTCCAGCAATGCTGGGGGGATTCCCGGCATTTACTGGATTCAGGTGCAATACTAGTACAGAGCTTTTTTTCTACTGGTAGTACCAGTAGCCCATAGGCCGACCGAATGGGTGCTGGGCCCTTTCGAGCGTTACCGGAGTGCCGGTGCCGTAAAAAATGAGGGTCCTGGGCCCATATCGACAACCCGCGCATCAACGCTCAAAAAAAGGAGGCAACAATGGTCAGCGGAGGAATGGCGGTTATCTTTCTGGCTCTTTGTGTCGGGCTTATCATCTACCTGACGTCCAAGTTCAAAGCCAACGCGTTTGTGGTGCTTATCTTCGTCGCTTTCATTTTCGGCCTGCTGGTGCAGATGCCATTGCCTGAAATCGTCAAAAATATCCGCGACGGTTTCGGCGGTACCCTTGGTTACATCGGCATTGTCATCGTCGCCGGGACCATCATCGGGACCATTCTCGAAAATACCGGGGCCGCGCTGGCCATGACCCAGGGGATTCTCCGGGTGGTCGGAAAACAGCGCTCCCCGCTGGCCATGAGCATCGCCGGCTACGTGGTGTCGATTCCCGTGTTCTGCGACTCGGGCTACGTCATCATGACCCCGTTGAACAAGGCGCTGGCCAAGCAAAGCGGCAAATCCATGGCCACCATGGCCATCGCCCTGGCCACCGGACTCTATGCCACCCATTGCCTGGTGCCGCCCACCCCGGGGCCGATCGCCGCGGCCGGGGTGCTGGGGGCCGACCTGGGGCGGGTCATCGGCTTCGGCCTGCTGGTCTCCATACCGGGGATGATTGCCGGCTATCTGTGGGCGGTGTTTTTCGCCAAGCGCTACGACATTCAGCCCGAGGGGACTGAATCCTACGAGACCCTGGTGGAGCGCTACGGCAACCTGCCCGGGGGCTTTCATTCCTGCCTCCCCATTCTGATCCCGATCCTGCTGATTCTGCTCAAGTCGATCGCCAGCTATCCCACTCACCCCTTCGGCGAGGGGATGTTGAGCGAAGTGCTGCAGTTCATCGGCGATCCGGTCACGGCCCTGATGCTGGGTATCCCCATCGCCTTGACCCTGATCAAGCCCCACCAGTTCAAGCAGGCCGTCGAGGGGTGGATGAGCGAAGGGGTGCAGCACGCCGCCCTGATCCTCGCCATCACCGGCGCCGGCGGGGCCTTCGGCAAAATTCTGAAGAGTTCGCCGCTCTCCGATTACCTCGGCGCCAGTCTGTCCACGATGCACCTGGGCATTTTCCTCCCTTTCATCATCGCCGCCGCCATCAAGACGGCGCAGGGTTCGTCCACCGTCTCCATTATCACCACCGCTTCGATCATGGCGCCGCTGCTCGGCAGTCTCGGGCTCGACCCGACCTTTACCGTGCTGGCCATCGGCGCCGGGGCGATGACGGTTTCCCATGCCAATGACTCCTATTTCTGGGTGGTTTCCCAGTTTTCGGGGATGGACACTCCCACGGCCTACAAGACCTTTACCTCCGCCACGGCCATTCTGGGGTTCACCACCATCATTTCCGTCGCCCTGATTTCGGCAATTTTTTAACTTCCCCTGCCAAGCACTGAAGGGAGCGGGGAACCGGGGTAAAATAAGAGGGGGAGGGGGTTGGACCTCCTCCCCCTCGGGACCGGACATCCAGTACGGACGGGAGCACCAATGATTTTCGGCAAGTTGCGAATCAAACTGCTGGAGCGTAGCGCCTTCAATGCCTTCGCCCTGTCGCAGTTCGACAAGGCCGCGGCGGCCTTTGAAAAACTCATCGCCCTGGCCCCCGGCCGCCGCGGGGGGCGTTTCAATCTCGGCCTGGCGCTGCTGGCCGGCAACCAATGGGACGCCGCCCTTGGGTATTTCCGGCAGGAGGCCGACCTCTTCGGGGAGACATTCCCTCTGGTCAAGGCGATGGCCGAGGCCGCTTATCTTAAAGGCGAACGCGCCGCTGCCCGGGAGCACTACGAACGAGCCCTGGGGCAGGCCGATTCGCCCAGTGAGCGCAATTTCTGCTCACTGCGTTTGGCCATCTGCGGAAGCCCGGAGCGCTTTGCTCAGGCCCGCCATGCCAGAGGGTTGATCGACCAGGGGGACGCGCATATGCTGCGCAGGGAGTACGATGCGGCGGAGGAACTGTTCAGAGAGGCCACCAGGCTGGATCCGACGAGTTTTCAGGCCATGAACAACCTGGGCGCCATCCGTTTGGCAAAAAAGGATTATGCGAGCGCCCAGGAGTATTTTCAGATGGCGGACAAGATCGCCGAGTTGCCCATGGTTAAGAAAAACCTGGCCTACCTGGCCAAGCAGCGGGGGCTGTGATGGCATACCCCGAACCGGAAGAGATGAGAAGACAACTGAGCGAAATTTTTCAGGCCGGCCTCGAGCGGGTGGACCCCTACCGGATGATCACCCGGCACCTGAGGGTCGAGGGGGACCGGCTGGTGGTGGCCATGGAGGGCTACCATCTCGAGGTGCCGCTTGGGGATTACCGGCGGATCCTGCTCCTTGGGGCGGGGAAAGCCTCGGGGCCGATGGCCCGGGCGGTGGAGGAGATTCTCGGCGACCGGATCGAGAGCGGCCTGGTCTGTGTCAAGTACGGTCACACCGTCGACCTGCGGCGGGCGGAGATGGTGGAAGCGGGGCACCCGGTGCCGGATCGGAACGGGGTGGACGCGGCCCGGCGCATTGCGGCACTGGCCCGCGCCGCCGATGCCCAGACCCTGGTCATCAACTGCATCTCCGGCGGCGGCTCGGCCCTGCTCCCCTTTCCGATGGACGGGGCGACCTCCGGCGGCCTGGTCGAGCTTTCCCTGGACGACAAGCAGTGCACCACCAGCGCCCTGTTGCGTTGCGGGGCGGATATCCAGGAGATCAACTGCGTGCGCAAACACATCTCGGGGATCAAGGGGGGGCGACTGCTGCAGATGCTGCAGCCGGCCCGCAGCCTCAACCTGATCCTTTCCGACGTGGTTGGCGACGATTTGGGGAGCATCGCCTCGGGCATGACCACCTTCGACGCCACCAGTTACGCCCAGGCTCTGGAGATCGTCGATCGCTACCGGTTGCGAACCGAAATTCCTGCCCAGGTGCTGCGGGCCCTGGAACTGGGGGCCCAGGGCCGGATTCCTGAGACGGTAAAGGCCGGTGCCTCCTGCCTGGAGCGGGTCGACAACGTGATGATCGGCACCAACCGCCAGGCCCTGCTCGCTGCCGCCGCCAAAGCGGCGTCCCTCGGGTTCGAGGTTCGCGCCCTGACTTCGCAACTGGCCGGCGAGGCCCGTCACGCGGCCAAGGTGATAGCCGACATCGCCAAAGATGTGGTGGTCAGTGACATGTTGGCCGCAAAACCCGCCTGCCTGCTGCTGGGCGGGGAGACGGTGGTGACCCTGCGCGGAAACGGCAAGGGGGGGCGCAACCAGGAGATGGCCTTGGCCTTTCTCGACGAATTGAAAACCTGGGGAGAAGGGCGGCGGAGGGTCTTTTTTCTGGCCGCCTCCACCGACGGCAACGACGGCCCCACCGATGCGGCAGGGGCCTTCGCCGATGAGGAGGTCCTGCGGCAAACCTGGGCGCTGGAGGGCGATTGCCTGGCCAACGCCTTGAACAACAACGATTCCTACCATTTTTTCGAGAAGACGGGGGGCTTGTTCAAAACCGGGCCGACCAACACCAACGTCTGCGATCTGCAGATCGCGATCATTATCTAGGAGGCTGTCGGACAATCCATGGGCCGGCTGCAACTTCGGCTGCTTGGTCCGTAAAGTCCGACGCCCTCCCAGAGCCTGGGGAGGACTGGTTTCCAGGAACCGACAGGAGCCGACACCATGTTTCGTCGTACCAAGATCGTCGCCACCGTGGGGCCCGCCTGCGAGAGCAAGGAGATGCTCAATGCCCTGCTGGAAGCCGGCGTCGACGTATTCCGTCTCAACTTCTCCCATGGCGATCACGGGGCCAAAGCCGCGATCATCGACCACATTCGCACCCTCTCGAAACTGCACCAGCGGGCGGTGGCCATCCTCGGCGACCTGCAGGGGCCCAAGATCCGTACCGGAGTGATGCAGGGCGGGGCCCTGCAACTGGTGGCGGGCGAGGAGATCACCCTGACCACCCGCGAGGTGCTGGGAGAGGCGCGCCTCGTCCCCACCCAGTACAGGGAACTTCCGGGGGACGTGACAGCCGGCAACCGGATTTTGCTCGACGACGGGCTGATGGAACTCGAAGTGATTTCCTCCGGGGGAACCGAGGTGCGCTGCCGGGTGGTCAGCGGCGGGGTTCTCAAGGACAAAAAAGGGATGAACCTCCCCGGCGTCGCCGTCTCCGCGCCGGCGTTGACGCCCAAGGACGAAGAGGATCTCGCCTTTTGCATCGAACAGGGGCTCGATTACGTCGCGCTCTCCTTTATCCGCCAGGCCTCTGACGTGCTCGCTCTGCGGGACATGCTGGTGCGGAACAAGGCGGGGCTGCAGATCATCGCCAAGATCGAGAAACCCGAGGCGGTGGACAATTTTCCTGCCATTCTCGAGGCGGCAGACGGCATCATGGTGGCCCGTGGCGACCTGGGCGTGGAAATCAGGCCGGAGAAGGTGCCGCTGATCCAGAAGCGGATCATCCGCAAGTGCAACGAAGCAGGCAAACCGGTGATCACCGCTACCCAGATGCTGGAGAGCATGGTGACCAATCCGCGTCCCACCCGTGCCGAGACCTCGGACGTGGCCAACGCCATCCTGGATGGCACCGACGCGGTGATGCTCTCGGCGGAAACGGCCTCCGGCAAATTTCCCCTTGAGGCGGTGTCGGTCATGGTGCAGGTCGCCCTCGACGTGGAAGGCGATCCTCAGCTCAAAGAAAAGGTCTTTCAGCCCGTTTCCGAGATCGGCGGGGTTCCCCATGTCACCGAAGCCATCGGCCAGGGGGCTTGCCGCATGGCCGAGGCGGTGGGCGCCAAGGCGATCCTCGCCTTTACCCAGACCGGCAGCACCGCGGCGCTGGTCTCCAAGTACCGGCCGAGCATGCCGATTTACGCGGTCACCCCGTCGCAGGCGGTACGCCGCCGCTTGGCCCTCTACGCCGGGGTGCGCTCCATCCGGGTCGATATCGAGGGGGATACCGAAGCGCAGATCCGCTCGGTGGAGGACGCGGTGCTCTCCTCCAAGGTGCTGGAGCAAGGCGAACTTGTGGTCATCACCATGGGAAGCCCGTTGTCCGATCCCGGCACCACCAACCTGTTGAAGGTTCACCGCCTCGGCGCCCTGGGGTATTATCCCAAAGACCTCAACTGATCCCTGACTGGCGAGGGGGCATACCCTGGGAGATGCAAGGCAGGTTTGGTCTCGGGCGGCCCACAGCTCGCCGGCGGCGGGCACCGTTTTGACCGGGGGAAACGTTTCCGGGGTTCTGCGCAGCCGGGTTGCCCGTACCGGCGTTGTTGCACCGGGGCGGGGAGGGGAGCGAATCCCACGAAGGATGGGACAAGGTTGACAAAGTCTACCGAGGAGGAGTTTCATGGCCGTCGTTGAAGTCAGCATTACCCCTTTGGGGACCGCCGGAATCGGGATTTCGAAGTTCGTGGCCGGCTGCGTGGAGATCATTCGCGCCTCGGGGCTCAAGCATCAGCTCACCCCCATGGGGACTATCATCGAAGGGGATCTGGATGAGATCTTCGCCGTGTTGCGACGAATGCACGAATCCCCCTTCAACGCCGGGGCGCAGCGGGTCTCCACGTCGATCAAGATCGACGACCGTCGCGACCGCCCCGAGCATACCATGGCCGGCAAAGTGGCCTCGGTACAGAGTAAGCTGGACCGGTGACCGGGTTGACGAGGTGAGCATGGGAAGATCATTCAAACCCCGCGGCAAACGGGGGCCGACACCGCCCGCGGTAAAAAGTCAGGAAGAGGCGGATACACTGGTGAGGAAGCTGCGCGGAGAAATGGCCGACGGTGAAAATTACCGGGAAAAATCCCTCAAGCTTCATGGCTGGATCTGCGCCAAGTGCGGCCGGGAATTCGAGGCAAGCACCCTGCACCTGCTCACCGTCCACCACAAGGACGGCAACCACCACAACAATCCGCCCGACGGCAGCAACTGGGAGAACCTCTGCATCTACTGCCACGACGACGAGCATTCGCGCAGCCTGCTCGGCGACTATCTTTCCGGGGCTGGCAAGGGCAGGGGATGAAACCGGGATTTTTACCCTTGACACCCCATTGCCGATTTGGTATCAATACCGAGCTTTTAGCGGCACCCAACGCCGTAAAGGCCCCGTCGCCAAGTGGTAAGGCAGAGGTCTGCAAAACCTCCATCACCAGTTCGAATCTGGTCGGGGCCTCCAATCGCTGAACAAAGCCAGCCGCCTGCGGCTGGCTTTTCTTTTTCCTGTGGGCACCATGCATCTGCTGACCCTGCCGATCATCACGCTGCTCGTGCTGCTGGGCTCCCTGGCCGGGTTTCTGGCGGGGTTGCTCGGCATCGGCGGCGGTATCATCCTGGTGCCGCTGTTTCTGTGGGTGTTCAGCACCGCGGGGTTTCATCCCGAGGTGATCGTGCACCTGGCCTTCGGCACCAGCCTCGCCATCATCCTGCCTACCGCGATCAGCAGCACCCTGGGGCACCGCAAGCGGGGCAACGTCGATTGGCACCAGGTGCTCTACCTCAGCATCGGCGCCGCCCTGGGGGCGGTCGCAGGGGCCTCGGCCGCAGCCGGTCTCTCGGGAGAGTGGCTGAAGGTGGCTTTCGGGGCGATGCAGATCCTGGTCGCCCTCAAGATGTATTTCCTGCATCCTCATCTGCCGCCCGAGCGCGGCAACCAGGTCCCCGTTTATGCCCTGCTGCTGGTCGGGCTGACCGGAGGGGCGTTTTCAGCGTTTTTCGGAGTGGGAGGCGGGGTCATCGCGGTTCCGCTGATGGTCATCGTGCTGCAGCTGCCGATTCACCTGGCGGTGGGCAACTCAAGCGCCCTGATCGTGGTTTCGGCCTTCACTGGCGCGCTCTCCTACACCCTGCACGGCCTGGGCAATGCCCAACTGCCTCCCTACTCCTTGGGTTACGTCAATGTCCTGGTCGCCTTTCTGGTGGCCCCTTTCACCATCCTCCTGGCCCGGCTTGGGGTTCGGGTTGCCGGCCGGGTATCCAATGATAGACTGAGATATATCTTCGCCGCGGTTCTGCTGATCATCGGCTTGCGGATGATCGTCAAGAACCTGTATTTCTGACCCGGGTCCGCGAGCTTTGCCCCAAGGAGGCCTGCATGCGGCGCAATCCCGCCGTCGCCGGGCAGTTTTATCCCGGCACCGCCGAAGAACTCCGCCACTCCCTCGGCCGACTGATTCCGGTTTCCCGGGAGCCGCACAAAGCTTTCGGAATCGTCTCTCCCCACGCCGGATACCTTTACTCCGGAGCGATCGCCGGGGAAACCTTCGCCCGCGTCGAGGTGCCGCGGCGGGTGGTGATTCTCGGACCCAACCACCAGGGACTCGGCCATCGGGCAGGGGTCTATGCCGGGGGCAGTTGGCTGACGCCCCTGGGCGAAGCGCGGATCGACGAACCCCTGGCCGAAGAAATCCTCCAGGGCTGCCCGGCCCTTGCCGCCGACGAGACCTGCCATCGCTTCGAGCATTCCCTCGAAGTGCAGGTCCCCTTCATCCAGACCCGGGCTCCAGGGGCCTCCATCGTCCCCATCTGCCTGCGGGGGGCCGCCCTGGATGAGCTGCTCGAATTGGGGCGGCACCTGGGAAAAACCCTGGCGCGTCACGACGATGTGCTGATGGTCGCCAGCTCGGACATGACCCATTACGAATCCGGGGAGCGCGCGCGGAAAAAGGACATGCTGGCCCTGGAGAAGGTGTTGGATCTCGACCCCCAGGGGCTCTACCTGGTGGTCCGGGAGAAGGGGATCACCATGTGCGGGGTGGTGCCGGTGGTGGTCATGCTGGCTGCCGCCCTGGAGATGGGGGCGCAGAAGGCCACCCTGGTCCGTTACGGCAATTCGGGCGAGGTCACCGGGGACCAGTCCGAGGTGGTGGGGTACGCGGGAGTCATCGTGGAGTAGGGGGGGAGGCCGTGGGCAGTGGGCAGTGGTGAGAATTAAACCCTTGCGAACTTGTCGAGGCTAAAGTATATAAATTGGGCCACCGAAAAGGTGGCCTTTTCTTTCATGCTGACCACTGATCACCGACCACTGTCCACTGCTTTCAAGGAGTCCCCCATGTCCGACCTTCGTGTCCGCTTCGCTCCCAGCCCGACGGGCCACCTGCATATCGGTGGGGCCCGCACCGCGCTGTTCAACTACCTGCTGGCCAAAAAGGAAAAAGGCACCTACGTGCTGCGCATCGAGGACACCGACGTGGCCCGCTCCACCCAGGAGTCGGTGGATGCCATTCTGCAGGCCATGGAGTGGCTGGGGCTTTCCTG
This window encodes:
- a CDS encoding PLDc N-terminal domain-containing protein, whose amino-acid sequence is MGFIFGLIIFAADLYAIFQTLQSPAPSTTKLLWTLVILLLPVLGLVLWFFLGPKVAKV
- a CDS encoding FadR/GntR family transcriptional regulator, translated to MSAKLLDPIRRSRISEQVANQIEELIRAQKLNLGDKLPSERQLMEMLGVGRGAVREALRILEIKGYVESRPGIGSFVKDFEGDIRLPFSLWLADRNEILANFFEVRLFLEPNAAALAAKRITPEQLRELAETHQAFCRKVADGDLTGSIKVDAEFHKLIAQATQNKLLAMTMETLNKSVIEGWKASLRAPGRADKTIREHASLLQAIENKDPHEAARLTREHLENAVADLKKSGLDIQE
- a CDS encoding TolC family protein is translated as MLLIFSLPAPNAAAETALTQARVLELAASAALEVRLSSTQIEEGEARLAGAKVRTLENPQLELEAGPRSAEEDDVDFGVGLEIPVELWGRRDKRIAVAEAELQREKWLTGEARRQAVSAAVGAYYRVLHARKGLELARERKALAEELLRIATDRYRAGDAPLFEVNLARTETARAASEIASAQGRLAQARAALEQSLALPAGGDFQIEGDLEDRSFFDRFHLDPAMASRPDLLAARAEVEAADADIALAKAEQRPDLALRLSYHQEGDEKVALAGVAVGLPFLNPRREAPVREAMARSRRARIVAETKEAVISSQIEGARLAYQAAVEAVREMEEVALPLQSENQAMATESYRSGKIALATLLQVRREALETRREYLDHLLKASETGIGLASAIGTFSK
- a CDS encoding tetratricopeptide repeat protein, which translates into the protein MIFGKLRIKLLERSAFNAFALSQFDKAAAAFEKLIALAPGRRGGRFNLGLALLAGNQWDAALGYFRQEADLFGETFPLVKAMAEAAYLKGERAAAREHYERALGQADSPSERNFCSLRLAICGSPERFAQARHARGLIDQGDAHMLRREYDAAEELFREATRLDPTSFQAMNNLGAIRLAKKDYASAQEYFQMADKIAELPMVKKNLAYLAKQRGL
- a CDS encoding FAD-dependent oxidoreductase; translated protein: MAREKLVVIGGDAAGMSAASKVRREDSGREILVFERSPHTSYSACGMPYYIGGVVEDVEPLIARSPQKFREKYRIDARIRHEVTEIDPKKARVRVADLEGKAERWESYDQLLIATGASPFCPSLPGADAEGIFGLSTLESGLRVRRALERLSPRRVVVVGGGYIGLEMAEAFIRLGLEVALVQHGPQVMGTLDPDMGKLLSDALREIGVALFLEEAATGFETREGKVRGVVTEQRTLPAELVLLGMGTRPNSALAEAAGIALGARKAIPVNPRQQTQLENIWAAGDCAESFHRVSRRPVHIALGTVANKQGTVAGINLAGGYATFPGVVGTAVSKICQYEVARTGLQETEIREIGLEAVSATITSKTRAGYYPGGGPVTVKLWAEKGSGRLLGGQIVGIEGAAKRIDVLATALHAELTIEQLIYLDLSYAPPYSPVWDPVQTAARQVLNKL
- a CDS encoding GntP family permease — encoded protein: MVSGGMAVIFLALCVGLIIYLTSKFKANAFVVLIFVAFIFGLLVQMPLPEIVKNIRDGFGGTLGYIGIVIVAGTIIGTILENTGAALAMTQGILRVVGKQRSPLAMSIAGYVVSIPVFCDSGYVIMTPLNKALAKQSGKSMATMAIALATGLYATHCLVPPTPGPIAAAGVLGADLGRVIGFGLLVSIPGMIAGYLWAVFFAKRYDIQPEGTESYETLVERYGNLPGGFHSCLPILIPILLILLKSIASYPTHPFGEGMLSEVLQFIGDPVTALMLGIPIALTLIKPHQFKQAVEGWMSEGVQHAALILAITGAGGAFGKILKSSPLSDYLGASLSTMHLGIFLPFIIAAAIKTAQGSSTVSIITTASIMAPLLGSLGLDPTFTVLAIGAGAMTVSHANDSYFWVVSQFSGMDTPTAYKTFTSATAILGFTTIISVALISAIF